A genomic region of Streptomyces rimosus contains the following coding sequences:
- a CDS encoding CinA family protein yields MPADPAQEAAPGDFPGAAAEVTAVAARALDVLAARGASLAVAESLTGGLVAGALTGVPGASRVFRGSVTAYATALKRDILGVDGALLDARGAVDAEVARQMARGVRRVLGAHWGIATTGVAGPDPQDGQPVGTVFVAVAGPGGAGGVRRLTLDGDRERIRRDTVAAALALLVSELTENAAAQDTEQRGEF; encoded by the coding sequence ATGCCCGCTGATCCCGCGCAGGAGGCGGCCCCCGGGGACTTTCCGGGCGCGGCCGCCGAGGTGACGGCCGTGGCCGCGCGGGCACTCGATGTGCTCGCGGCGCGCGGGGCGAGCCTGGCGGTGGCCGAATCGCTGACGGGCGGCCTGGTAGCCGGGGCCCTCACCGGGGTACCCGGAGCCTCCCGGGTCTTCCGGGGCTCGGTGACCGCGTACGCCACCGCGCTCAAGCGGGACATCCTGGGCGTGGACGGCGCGCTGCTGGACGCCCGCGGGGCCGTGGACGCGGAGGTTGCCCGTCAGATGGCCCGTGGTGTAAGGCGTGTGCTGGGCGCCCACTGGGGTATCGCCACTACAGGGGTTGCCGGCCCCGACCCCCAGGACGGACAGCCCGTGGGCACGGTCTTCGTCGCGGTCGCCGGACCGGGCGGCGCGGGCGGTGTGCGACGGCTCACGCTGGACGGCGATCGGGAGCGGATCCGCCGGGACACCGTGGCGGCGGCACTGGCGCTGCTGGTGAGCGAACTGACAGAGAATGCGGCGGCACAGGATACGGAACAACGGGGGGAATTTTGA
- the pgsA gene encoding CDP-diacylglycerol--glycerol-3-phosphate 3-phosphatidyltransferase yields the protein MSGVPASAAGGHHRPAPAVRTAGLWNIANVLTMVRLVLIPAFVLLLMHGDGYDPAWRSFAWAAFAIAMITDLFDGHLARQYNLVTDFGKIADPIADKAIMGAALICLSVLDDLSWWVTGVILFRELGITLMRFWVIRHGVIPASRGGKLKTLAQGTAVGMYVLVLSGPLATFRWWVMAVAVALTVVTGLDYVRQAVVLRRAGLAEARAVQAQERARAAAEAHAVRGGEPAGSTAEVRGGEPAGSTVRAERRPGAAAEARDDGDSVR from the coding sequence GGCACCACCGCCCGGCGCCGGCCGTCCGGACGGCCGGGCTGTGGAACATCGCCAACGTCCTGACCATGGTGCGGCTGGTCCTCATACCGGCCTTCGTGCTGCTGCTGATGCACGGCGACGGCTACGACCCGGCCTGGCGCTCGTTCGCCTGGGCGGCCTTCGCGATCGCCATGATCACCGACCTGTTCGACGGGCATCTGGCGCGTCAGTACAACCTGGTCACGGACTTCGGGAAGATCGCCGACCCGATCGCGGACAAAGCGATCATGGGAGCGGCGCTGATCTGCCTGTCCGTGCTGGACGACCTCTCGTGGTGGGTGACCGGCGTCATCCTCTTCCGCGAGCTGGGCATCACGCTGATGCGCTTCTGGGTGATCAGACACGGGGTCATCCCCGCCAGCCGCGGCGGCAAGCTCAAGACGCTCGCGCAGGGCACCGCCGTGGGCATGTACGTCCTCGTGCTGTCCGGGCCGCTGGCGACGTTCCGGTGGTGGGTGATGGCGGTGGCCGTGGCGCTGACCGTCGTGACCGGGCTGGACTACGTACGTCAGGCGGTCGTCCTGCGGCGTGCCGGGCTGGCTGAGGCGCGCGCGGTGCAGGCGCAGGAGCGGGCCAGGGCGGCCGCGGAGGCGCACGCGGTACGCGGCGGGGAGCCGGCCGGGAGTACTGCCGAGGTGCGCGGCGGGGAGCCGGCCGGGAGCACGGTGCGGGCCGAGCGGCGGCCCGGGGCCGCGGCGGAGGCCCGGGACGACGGGGACTCCGTACGGTGA